The Tripterygium wilfordii isolate XIE 37 chromosome 17, ASM1340144v1, whole genome shotgun sequence genome has a window encoding:
- the LOC119982266 gene encoding E3 ubiquitin-protein ligase RNF170-like, producing MEEPLVNDICSICHGSFNTPCQANCSHWFCGNCILLVWHHGSALQPCKCPLCRRQITLLVPAEASLSERHNPTVAEILGKIETYNRYFGGHTRGLIQRLQDLPFLLRRLLREMLDPQRSLPLVIKARVYIAMILSVVYIISPVDIIPEGILGIVGLLDDLVIALVCFLHVAAIYRSVLFFRHGGSS from the exons atgGAGGAGCCCCTAGTGAATGATATCTGCTCTATCTGCCACGGGAGCTTCAACACTCCTTGTCAAGCCAATTGTTCACACTGGTTCTGCG GAAATTGTATATTGCTTGTTTGGCACCATGGTTCTGCACTTCAGCCATGTAAATGCCCACTATGTCGTCGTCAGATTACTTTGCTGGTTCCTGCCGAGGCTTCATTAAGCGAGCGTCACAACCCCACTGTTGCTGAGATTCTGGGTAAGATTGAAACATACAATCGTTATTTTGGCGGACATACCAGAGGTCTTATTCAG AGATTGCAAGACCTCCCATTTCTGCTCCGAAGGTTGTTGCGAGAAATGTTGGATCCTCAGAGATCACTTCCTCTTGTCATCAAGGCCCGGGTCTATATTGCT ATGATACTCAGTGTTGTCTACATTATCAGCCCTGTAGATATTATTCCAGAAG GAATTTTGGGAATAGTTGGCCTTTTGGATGATCTTGTCATAGCACTCGTTTGTTTTCTCCATGTTGCTGCCATCTATCGGTCGGTACTCTTTTTTCGTCATGGAGGTTCTTCTTGA
- the LOC119982055 gene encoding carboxymethylenebutenolidase homolog isoform X1 codes for MGVAAASPPTLTPVFSAPRGGSSRPFPRRRLHFLTRSASHMTTSVFVQKEWNRRSFTKSSMYRISSSLLEVKDGTDDEACELVNGVEISIGDGATADSINAHLFTAVKNNNGTGILLLSDVFGFEDSATRDFAYRVACNGYNVLVPDLFRGDPWNKDQTKTTFEEWKARQDPHRVAKDIEASTKWMVDEFIAAGISKKLGIIGFCYGGARLIEVLARDGGVCFGVGVSFYGARMDPSLASSIQVPVLLVSGDDDSFCPVDVLKDIEKRIGRGSKAVIYNGRGHGFAHRPGSPEEDRDAEEAFMIMRNWLYDGLIANI; via the exons ATGGGCGTGGCCGCAGCCTCCCCTCCAACCTTGACACCTGTGTTTTCCGCCCCCAGAGGCGGCAGCAGCAGGCCGTTTCCTCGCCGCCGCCTTCACTTTCTCACACGCTCTGCTTCGCACATGACAA CTTCAGTTTTTGTTCAGAAGGAATGGAATCGGAGATCGTTTACAAAGAGCTCCATGTACAGAATATCTTCTAGCTTACTGGAAGTCAAAGATGGAACAGACGATGAGGCTTGCGAGTTAGTCAATGGAGTTGAGATTTCAATAGGGGATGGTGCTACTGCTGATAGTATCAATGCCCATCTCTTCACGGCTGTGAAAAACAACAATGGAACCGGCATACTTCTCTTGTCTGATGTATTCGGATTCGAAGATTCAGCCACAAGAGACTTCGCTTATCGTGTTGCCTGCAATGGCTACAA TGTTTTAGTTCCTGACTTATTCCGTGGGGATCCATGGAATAAGGACCAAACAAAGACTACATTTGAAGAATGGAAGGCAAGGCAAGATCCTCATAGAGTTGCTAAAGACATTGAGGCATCAACAAAATGGATGGTTGATGAATTCATCGCTGCAGGAATCTCAAAGAAGCTTGGCATCATCGGTTTCTGCTATGGAGGAGCCCGGCTGATAGAAGTTCTGGCACGAGATGGAGGAGTTTGTTTTGGTGTTGGGGTCTCGTTTTATGGCGCAAGAATGGATCCATCCCTAGCATCTAGTATACAGGTTCCAGTTCTGCTTGTTTCCGGGGATGATGACTCGTTTTGTCCAGTCGATGTCTTGAAGGAtattgagaagagaattggcagAGGTTCAAAGGCGGTCATTTACAATGGAAGAGGCCATGGCTTTGCTCATCGACCTGGATCGCCTGAGGAAGATCGAGATGCTGAGGAGGCGTTTATGATAATGAGAAACTGGTTGTATGATGGCTTGATTGCAAACATTTGA
- the LOC119982055 gene encoding carboxymethylenebutenolidase homolog isoform X2 has product MGVAAASPPTLTPVFSAPRGGSSRPFPRRRLHFLTRSASHMTIFVQKEWNRRSFTKSSMYRISSSLLEVKDGTDDEACELVNGVEISIGDGATADSINAHLFTAVKNNNGTGILLLSDVFGFEDSATRDFAYRVACNGYNVLVPDLFRGDPWNKDQTKTTFEEWKARQDPHRVAKDIEASTKWMVDEFIAAGISKKLGIIGFCYGGARLIEVLARDGGVCFGVGVSFYGARMDPSLASSIQVPVLLVSGDDDSFCPVDVLKDIEKRIGRGSKAVIYNGRGHGFAHRPGSPEEDRDAEEAFMIMRNWLYDGLIANI; this is encoded by the exons ATGGGCGTGGCCGCAGCCTCCCCTCCAACCTTGACACCTGTGTTTTCCGCCCCCAGAGGCGGCAGCAGCAGGCCGTTTCCTCGCCGCCGCCTTCACTTTCTCACACGCTCTGCTTCGCACATGACAA TTTTTGTTCAGAAGGAATGGAATCGGAGATCGTTTACAAAGAGCTCCATGTACAGAATATCTTCTAGCTTACTGGAAGTCAAAGATGGAACAGACGATGAGGCTTGCGAGTTAGTCAATGGAGTTGAGATTTCAATAGGGGATGGTGCTACTGCTGATAGTATCAATGCCCATCTCTTCACGGCTGTGAAAAACAACAATGGAACCGGCATACTTCTCTTGTCTGATGTATTCGGATTCGAAGATTCAGCCACAAGAGACTTCGCTTATCGTGTTGCCTGCAATGGCTACAA TGTTTTAGTTCCTGACTTATTCCGTGGGGATCCATGGAATAAGGACCAAACAAAGACTACATTTGAAGAATGGAAGGCAAGGCAAGATCCTCATAGAGTTGCTAAAGACATTGAGGCATCAACAAAATGGATGGTTGATGAATTCATCGCTGCAGGAATCTCAAAGAAGCTTGGCATCATCGGTTTCTGCTATGGAGGAGCCCGGCTGATAGAAGTTCTGGCACGAGATGGAGGAGTTTGTTTTGGTGTTGGGGTCTCGTTTTATGGCGCAAGAATGGATCCATCCCTAGCATCTAGTATACAGGTTCCAGTTCTGCTTGTTTCCGGGGATGATGACTCGTTTTGTCCAGTCGATGTCTTGAAGGAtattgagaagagaattggcagAGGTTCAAAGGCGGTCATTTACAATGGAAGAGGCCATGGCTTTGCTCATCGACCTGGATCGCCTGAGGAAGATCGAGATGCTGAGGAGGCGTTTATGATAATGAGAAACTGGTTGTATGATGGCTTGATTGCAAACATTTGA
- the LOC119982455 gene encoding patellin-3-like — MAEETQTPAAAPATSEVVPPTEEVVVVEKEQPPVPEPEPEAPEKPAPEKPAVEEAVAEAEKEKAAEGDQKITQSISFKEESNVAGELPDPQKKALEELKQLIQDALNKHEFTAPPPPPPTKEEEKPAEPGKAEEKPTEQAKTEEKPAEPEKAEEKPAEPSEKIEKTPTEPEKAEEKKTEEKVEVKEEEKAEPASAVVAEVVVKSTVVDEDGAKTVEAIEETVVSVAAPSVAAEPETSAPAKEVEPAAEEPKEPEIPPTPEEVFIWGIPLLQDERSDVILLKFLRARDFKVKDAFSMIKNTVRWRKEFGIEALLEEDLGNALDKVVFTQGFDKEGHPVCYNVYGAFEDKELYQNSFSDEEKRVKFLRWRIQFLEKSIRKLDFSPSGINTIVQVNDLKVFPGFFKRDLRNATNQALSLLQDNYPEFVAKQVFINVPWWYLAFNRMISPFLTQRTKSKFVFAGPSKSAETLFKYIVPEQVPVQFGGLSREGEQEFTTSDPLTEVTIKPTSKHTVEFALTEASHLAWELRVIGWDVSYGAEFVPSAEDGYTVIVSKTRKITPTDEPVISDSFKTGDPGKVVITIDNQTSKKKKLLYRSKTKTSSE, encoded by the exons ATGGCAGAGGAGACTCAGACTCCGGCAGCAGCACCAGCGACTTCTGAAGTAGTGCCACCGacggaggaggtggtggtggtggagaaaGAGCAGCCGCCTGTTCCGGAGCCGGAACCCGAGGCACCAGAAAAGCCGGCGCCGGAGAAGCCCGCTGTAGAAGAAGCTGTGGCAGAGGCCGAGAAGGAAAAAGCTGCTGAAGGAGATCAGAAGATCACGCAATCGATCTCTTTCAAGGAAGAGAGTAACGTTGCTGGCGAACTTCCTGATCCTCAAAAGAAGGCTCTGGAAGAGCTGAAACAACTCATTCAAGATGCTTTGAATAAGCACGAGTTCACTGCACCACCGCCGCCTCCTCCTACCAAGGAGGAAGAGAAGCCGGCTGAGCCAGGGAAGGCTGAGGAGAAGCCAACCGAGCAGGCGAAGACTGAGGAGAAGCCCGCTGAGCCGGAAAAGGCAGAGGAGAAGCCGGCAGAGCCTTCAGAGAAGATTGAAAAGACGCCGACTGAGCCAGAGAAGGCCGAGGAGAAAAAGACAGAGGAGAAGGTTGAAGTGAAAGAAGAGGAGAAGGCTGAACCAGCCTCGGCGGTTGTTGCTGAGGTTGTGGTGAAGTCGACTGTTGTGGACGAGGATGGAGCCAAGACGGTGGAGGCAATTGAAGAGACAGTTGTCTCAGTTGCGGCTCCTTCAGTCGCCGCGGAGCCAGAGACTTCAGCCCCGGCTAAAGAAGTCGAGCCGGCAGCGGAGGAGCCGAAAGAACCTGAAATTCCTCCAACCCCAGAGGAGGTTTTCATATGGGGAATACCACTTCTTCAGGACGAGAGGAGCGATGTGATACTCTTGAAATTCCTGAGAGCCAGGGATTTCAAGGTGAAAGATGCATTCTCCATGATCAAGAACACAGTTCGCTGGAGAAAGGAGTTTGGAATCGAGGCTCTTCTCGAGGAAGATCTCGGAAATGCATTGGATAAGGTTGTTTTCACGCAGGGGTTCGATAAGGAAGGCCATCCAGTCTGCTACAACGTTTATGGTGCTTTTGAGGACAAGGAGCTGTACCAGAATTCCTTCTCTGATGAAGAGAAGCGCGTTAAGTTCCTCAGATGGAGGATTCAGTTCTTGGAGAAGAGTATCAGGAAACTTGATTTCAGTCCTAGTGGAATCAATACTATTGTTCAAGTTAATGATCTCAAAGTCTTTCCTGGATTTTTCAAAAGAGATCTCAGGAACGCTACAAACCAGGCCTTGAGTTTGCTTCAAGATAACTATCCTGAGTTCGTAGCCAAACAG GTTTTCATCAATGTTCCATGGTGGTACCTTGCCTTCAATAGGATGATCAGCCCCTTCTTGACACAGAGGACCAAGAGCAAGTTTGTGTTTGCAGGACCATCCAAATCTGCTGAAACCCTTTTCAA GTACATAGTTCCTGAACAAGTACCAGTTCAATTTGGTGGACTTAGCAGGGAAGGTGAGCAGGAATTCACCACATCTGACCCTCTGACAGAGGTCACAATCAAGCCAACATCCAAACATACTGTCGAATTCGCACTTACAGAG GCAAGCCATCTTGCTTGGGAACTCCGAGTGATTGGTTGGGATGTGAGTTACGGAGCTGAATTTGTGCCGAGTGCAGAGGACGGCTATACAGTGATTGTATCAAAGACCAGGAAGATCACCCCTACAGATGAACCAGTCATCTCTGACAGCTTCAAGACTGGTGACCCTGGCAAGGTTGTGATCACCATTGATAACCAAACctccaagaagaagaagctccTTTACAGGTCCAAGACCAAAACTTCATCCGAGTGA
- the LOC119982629 gene encoding protein NRT1/ PTR FAMILY 5.10-like: protein MLGLGLLTLLAVLTSDYQNTSNTTSSSPPQIYVTLFYLALYLVAIGEGGHKPCLMAFGADQFDGKDPEESKSKSSYFNWLYFSFSMAVICTLLVMVYVQDNFGWALGFGIPCLMMGASLFLFLLGTKTYRYTTAQANYKDHPFVKIGRVFAASVRRRRPPIAAEERACDSNTNKPLLTPTNPVEGRKVRSTTGEVEEAKAVLRLIPIWASCLVYATVMAQIPTFFTKQGVTLDRKIASNFVIPAASLQSFVGTAIVLSMPVYDRVFVPIARSITRKQSGITTLQRVGIGMVLSATSTVIAALIEMKRLKTAEEYGLVDNPQATVPMSIWWLVPQYILFGAADVFTIVGLQEFFYDQVPKELRSMGVSLNLSIFGVGSLLSSLLVSAIDKGSNKSWFNDNLNQAHLDYFYWLLAGLSVLGLVSFFNSAKSYVYCKEIA from the exons ATGCTG GGGCTAGGGTTGTTGACTCTACTTGCCGTGCTTACTTCTGATTACCAAAACACGAGTAATACCACATCAAGTTCTCCTCCACAAATCTACGTGACCTTATTCTACTTGGCTTTGTACTTAGTCGCAATCGGAGAAGGTGGGCATAAGCCTTGTCTTATGGCTTTTGGAGCAGACCAATTTGATGGAAAAGACCCTGAGGAGAGCAAATCCAAAAGCTCATACTTCAACTGGTTGTATTTCAGTTTCTCAATGGCCGTCATCTGTACACTTTTGGTCATGGTCTATGTTCAGGATAACTTTGGCTGGGCCCTCGGATTCGGAATCCCCTGTTTGATGATGGGAGCTTCattgtttcttttcttgcttGGAACCAAGACCTATAGATATACTACTGCCCAGGCGAATTATAAAGACCACCCATTTGTCAAAATCGGCAGAGTATTTGCTGCATCAGTCCGACGCCGGAGACCACCGATTGCCGCTGAAGAGAGAGCTTGTGATTCCAATACCAA CAAACCATTGCTCACACCAACTAATCCTGTAGAGGGTAGAAAAGTCCGTAGTACTACCGGGGAGGTTGAAGAAGCAAAGGCAGTATTAAGGCTCATTCCAATATGGGCTTCATGCTTGGTATACGCCACTGTCATGGCACAAATTCCAACATTCTTTACAAAGCAAGGAGTCACACTGGACAGGAAGATCGCCTCAAATTTCGTCATTCCCGCTGCGTCGCTACAATCTTTCGTTGGCACTGCAATCGTTCTCTCAATGCCAGTCTATGATCGAGTTTTCGTTCCGATAGCAAGATCTATAACCAGGAAACAATCTGGCATCACCACGCTCCAAAGAGTTGGGATCGGTATGGTCTTATCTGCTACTTCCACAGTGATTGCAGCTCTAATTGAAATGAAAAGGCTTAAAACAGCAGAAGAATATGGATTGGTTGATAACCCACAAGCAACAGTTCCAATGAGTATATGGTGGCTGGTTCCTCAATATATTCTATTTGGTGCTGCAGATGTTTTCACCATTGTTGGTCTGCAAGAATTCTTCTATGACCAGGTCCCAAAAGAACTGAGGAGTATGGGTGTGTCGCTTAATCTGAGTATTTTCGGCGTGGGGAGCCTCTTGAGCAGCCTGCTAGTCTCTGCCATTGACAAAGGAAGTAACAAGAGCTGGTTCAATGATAATCTTAACCAGGCACATCTTGATTACTTCTATTGGCTACTTGCTGGACTAAGTGTTCTAGGGTTGGTATCCTTCTTCAATTCTGCTAAATCTTACGTTTACTGTAaggaaattgcatga
- the LOC119982631 gene encoding uncharacterized protein LOC119982631, with product MFARARQIMLISACSCRLRRPCSRFLFLLLCSPLLLPFLCATFPILCAAEVCIRLCRRRRKELLIKEEAEPLRRCEEGLCVCGGDQGEDEVGLLQRYLEDQLVLVRSVYDCGDEFDDPNVDGSPLLG from the coding sequence ATGTTCGCGCGGGCACGCCAGATTATGCTGATCAGCGCCTGCAGCTGCCGGCTCCGGAGGCCATGTAGCCGCTTCCTCTTTCTGCTCCTCTGCTCGCCCCTTCTTTTGCCCTTCCTCTGCGCCACTTTCCCAATCCTCTGCGCCGCCGAAGTCTGCATACGCCTCTGCAGGCGACGAAGAAAGGAGTTGCTGATCAAAGAAGAAGCCGAGCCTCTGCGTCGGTGCGAGGAGGGTTTGTGCGTTTGTGGCGGCGATCAAGGGGAAGACGAAGTCGGTTTGCTTCAAAGGTATTTGGAAGATCAATTGGTGCTCGTTCGATCTGTGTACGATTGTggtgatgaatttgatgatcCAAATGTTGATGGCAGTCCTCTTTTGGGTTGA